In a genomic window of Malassezia japonica chromosome 4, complete sequence:
- a CDS encoding uncharacterized protein (EggNog:ENOG503NVEX; COG:S), which translates to MSLPEMLGGGAECGPVNPLQQLGKRFGQDRGSQFDTHRSGSVADGRPGGFRTRPAAAQDPAFFGQERPEVAPFHVDQMRNALPPVSQVGSWRDMEASFQRAQPSSSHAAAATPAWARDFMAYRPAAAPVAAAPQQEGPVGFVPRYGMQPMFRPHFQGGMHAGPAYQQRAAEVQRGPLETMNSSSWDSAFTAVDAQHRAQSSAPATMPSDEQLGAMDADELAETAARLLSSVEHDSSDKFQQSEFLQLMRKLRDRQAEVQGTSIVDSHGQVDKGKGKASSGPPTQAELDAMMREGAEAMQQRNAQYTHTQRDPLLQARADQGMSLQEFWEQEDAAREGRERAEDMRKNAFIGDGGDVAARMREDAMQQAREGDPVAAEYSKWTSMGGNVPGARQGHWEEDVMTEQPQHEDEDFVGRAWQGTQGRGRVSAQEAEWAKLQSDWDEFEASETGIYGRDKTREPFPFTAPDYRFHENNPYGADRTYQHSMHSRVPTSEDSVLEHEAAVQSDPSKADAWYGLGLRQQENEREKQAIAALRKAVEINPRMKEAWLALSVSYTNENDRDAALESIERWIQVNDTYQDVVRSHAGRNADRHKRLASTLMAMARSGVAGGDSIDADVQVALGVLFNSCSEYDKAVDCFSAALEARPDDWLLYNRIGATLSNSGRASESLEYYHQALSLRPGFARCHFNLSISCLNLKMYQEAAEHSYTALTLQHASEDDLPHELRGVQNNSLWEILRVSLELMQRPDLARKCEERDVNALQLEEIIGL; encoded by the coding sequence ATGTCCCTTCCAGAGATGCTGGGCGGGGGTGCCGAGTGCGGCCCGGTGAAtccgctgcagcagctcggcaagcggTTCGGCCAGGACCGCGGGTCACAGTTTGATACACATCGTAGTGGTTCGGTGGCCGATGGACGGCCGGGGGGGTTCCGCACCCgcccggccgccgcgcaggaccCCGCGTTCTTCGGGCAGGAGCGCCCGGAGGTGGCGCCGTTCCATGTGGACCAGATGCGCaacgcgctgccgcccgtGAGCCAGGTGGGCTCGTGGCGCGACATGGAGGCGTCGTtccagcgcgcgcagccctcgtcgtcgcatgcggcggcggcgacgccggcgtggGCACGCGACTTTATGGCCTACCGccccgcggcggcgccggtggcggcggcgccccaGCAAGAGGGACCAGTCGGCTTTGTGCCGCGGTACGGGATGCAGCCCATGTTCCGCCCTCACTTTCAAGGCGGCATGCACGCCGGCCCTGCCtaccagcagcgcgccgccgaggtgcagcggGGGCCGCTCGAGACGATGAACAGCTCGTCGTGGGACTCTGCGTTTACCGCGGtcgatgcgcagcaccgcgcccAGAGTtctgcgccggcgacgatgccgagcgacgagcagctcggcgcgatggacgcggacgagctcgctgagaccgccgcgcgcctcctgTCGAgtgtcgagcacgacaGCAGCGACAAATTCCAGCAGAGCGAGTTTCTGCAGCTGAtgcgcaagctgcgcgaccgccAGGCAGAGGTCCAAGGCACGTCGATCGTCGACAGCCACGGCCAGGTCGACAAAGGCAAGGGCAAGGCGTCCAGCGGACCGCCGACGCAGGCCGAACTCGACGCGATGATGCGCgagggcgccgaggcgatgcagcagcgcaacgcGCAGTACACGCATACCCAGCGCGATCCGCTCCTCCAGGCGCGTGCAGACCAAGGCATGAGCCTCCAAGAGTTTTGGGAGCAGGaagacgctgcgcgcgaaggccgcgagcgtgccgaggacaTGCGCAAGAATGCCTTTatcggcgacggcggcgacgtggcTGCGCGTATGCGCGAAGATGCCATGCAGCAAGCGCGCGAAGGCGACCCTGTCGCGGCCGAGTATAGCAAGTGGACGTCGATGGGCGGCAacgtgccgggcgcgcgccagggGCACTGGGAAGAAGACGTCATGACCGAGCAGCCCCAgcacgaggacgaggacttTGTCGGTCGCGCGTGGCAAGGCACGcaaggccgcggccgcgtaAGCGCGCAAGAGGCCGAGTGGGCCAAGCTGCAGAGCGACTGGGACGAGTTTGAGGCGTCCGAGACTGGGATCTATGGACGCGACaagacgcgcgagccgtTCCCGTTCACCGCGCCGGACTACCGCTTCCACGAGAACAATCCATATGGGGCGGACCGCACGTACCAGCATTCGATGCACTCGCGTGTGCCGACGTCGGAGGAcagcgtgctcgagcacgaggcggcggtgcagTCCGATCCGTCCAAGGCCGATGCGTGGTACGGCCTCGGTCTGCGCCAGCAGGAGAACGAGCGGGAGAAGCAGgcgatcgcggcgctgcgcaaggcggtcGAGATCAACCCGCGCATGAAGGAGGCGTGGCTCGCACTGTCCGTCAGCTATACCAACGAAaacgaccgcgacgcggcgctcgagtcgaTCGAGCGCTGGATCCAGGTGAACGATACCTACCAGGACGTggtgcgctcgcacgcGGGACGCAACGCCGACCGCCACAAACGCCTCGCGAGCACCCTAATGGCGAtggcgcgctcgggcgtcgctggcggcgactcgatcgacgcggacgTCCAggttgcgctcggcgtcctgTTCAACTCGTGTAGCGAGTATGACAAGGCCGTGGACTGCTTCAGTGCGGcactcgaggcgcgcccgGACGACTGGCTCTTGTACAACCGTatcggcgcgacgctcagcAACTCGggccgcgcgagcgagtcgctcgagtACTACCACCAGGCGCTGAGCCTGCGCCCCGGCTTTGCGCGTTGCCACTTTAATCTGAGCATCTCGTGCCTGAACTTGAAGATGTACCAAGAGGCAGCAGAGCACTCGTACACGGCCCTGACGCTGCAGCATGCGTCGGAGGATGATCTGCCGCACGAACTGCGCGGCGTTCAAAACAACTCGCTCTGGGAAATTCTGCGTGTCTCGCTCGAACTGATGCAGCGCCCGGACCTTGCGCGCAAGTGCGAGGAACGCGACGTGAATGCCCTGCAGCTGGAGGAGATTATCGGTCTGTAG
- the RPL39 gene encoding 60S ribosomal protein L39 (COG:J; EggNog:ENOG503P6XJ), protein MPSNKSFRTKVTLAKASRQNRPIPNWFRMKTDNKIQYNKNRRHWRRTKLNI, encoded by the exons ATG CCCTCGAACAAGTCTTTCCGCACCAAGGTCACCCTTGCCAAGGCCTCGCGCCAGAACCG CCCCATCCCTAACTGGTTCCGCATGAAGACGGACAACAAGATCCAGTACAACAAGAACCGTCGCCACTGGCGCCGCACCAAGCTCAACATCTAA
- the SPS19 gene encoding 2,4-dienoyl-CoA reductase [(2E)-enoyl-CoA-producing] (COG:Q; EggNog:ENOG503NVVN), with product MSESGPQPFKHLAVPPQDVFKPDLFKDQVVFVTGGGSGICYKIAETLMRFGAKVAIVGRKADRLRAAAEQLERDTGSKAIATPGDVRKIETIEEAVKQTIDVYGKIDHVICGAAGNFLAPMMGLSSNAFRAVVEIDLIGTYNTVRSTMEHVKKNHGNYIHISATLHYSGLPWQAAPSAAKAGVDALSNVIAVELGPFGVRSNCIAPGLINGTEGADRLVPEGRDEFVSGFTPVQRIGEKDDIANAVIFLLSPAASWISGQILVVDGGSTHFRGPMLPYPDSVLDPVAFKSLMPGSKL from the coding sequence ATGTCGGAGTCGGGACCCCAGCCTTTCAAGCACCTCGCGGTGCCCCCGCAGGATGTATTCAAGCCGGACTTGTTCAAGGACCAGGTCGTATTTGTGACCGGTGGCGGTTCGGGTATCTGCTATAAAATCGCCGAGACGCTTATGCGTTTCGGCGCCAAGGTCGCCATCGTCGGACGCAAGgccgaccgcctgcgcgccgcggcggagcagctcgagcgcgacacggGCTCCAAGGCGATTGCTACGCCGGGAGATGTGCGCAAGATTGAGACGATCGAGGAGGCGGTCAAGCAGACGATCGACGTCTACGGCAAGATCGACCACGTCatctgcggcgccgccggcaaCTTTTTGGCGCCGATGATGGGTCTGTCCTCGAATGCGTTCCGCGCGGTGGTCGAGATCGATCTGATTGGCACATACAATAcggtgcgctcgacaaTGGAGCACGTCAAGAAAAACCACGGCAACTACATTCACATCTCCGCGACGCTGCACTACTCCGGTCTGCCGTGGCAGGCCGCGCCTTCGGCCGCCAAGGcgggcgtcgacgcgctctcgAACGTGAttgccgtcgagctcggtccgtttggcgtgcgcagcaACTGCATTGCGCCGGGCCTCATCAACGGCACCGAAGGCGCCGACCGTCTCGTGCCTGAGGGGCGCGACGAGTTCGTTTCGGGCTTCACGcccgtgcagcgcatcggcgagaAGGACGACATCGCGAACGCGGTCATCTTCTTGCTCAGCCCGGCCGCCAGCTGGATTTCGGGTCAGATTCtggtcgtcgacggcggctCAACGCACTTCCGCGGGCCCATGCTGCCGTACCCTGATTCGGTGCTGGACCCGGTTGCATTCAAGAGCCTCATGCCAGGATCAAAGTTGTAG
- the KU70 gene encoding ATP-dependent DNA helicase II subunit 1 (COG:L; EggNog:ENOG503NW54), translated as MDAGGGEEGHAVPWENYYHRDVVLFAIDCGATMHAAENDEPPLLMALRAAARLMEMKLVSSPKDHVGILLWNTAESMMTTESRSGFKPHTVEYTKPQQVNVPVTYALQELIAAAERGSSVLEKRFAPSDQMPIEHVLSNALHLLTSAAKAGTRRIFFITNQDEPQPGESKQLAQKACIDRMKDMYRRGIDMEPFFMSTKLHEFRVNAFYAEIVGVYDDGIVDDALRPWRLRQMQDQNGSKRKAWDSALKLQELEEQMGGREMPKRVIFDLLFDLGSLSKPNDDKHAKAQRPSHWRIHVKGYALVSEATKDPPVKVSSYGMEDPEDMYEVMAYQHLYDTQSGNRVSAAQVANAYQICDDPMNPAQVLLSEDEVKSLRTFGCIPGIKLLGFKSRDTLHFFENIKHAYFLYPSDLEQPGSKRTFAALLQSMLTKNKYALGLYAPRENVIPAFVAILPQAEELDEEGNQLVPPGMNMIVLPYADDIRDAPSGNTDNANSEEVVAAGKVIDTFLRKAPLNPDAFTNPALHHHYSVLMASAFGTPVPAYRDTILPDYDLIHERASAAIRTWNEALLADPRTTPAPPPPRAPKASAPSAPFDPAREKEVRNMYNEGVLGRLLVGDLRAACHHFGLPTSGRKNELLGVLSAHLATS; from the exons ATGgacgcgggcggcggcgaggaaGGGCATGCGGTGCCGTGGGAG AACTACTACCACCGAGATGTGGTCTTGTTTGCGATTGACTGTGGAGCGACGATGCACGCTGCGGAAAAtgacgagccgccgctgctgATGGCGCtccgagcagcggcgcgtctcATGGAAATGAAGCTCGTGAGCTCGCCCAAGGACCACGTCGGCATCCTCTTGTGGAATACG GCCGAGTCGATGATGACTACCGAAAGCCGCAGTGGGTTCAAGCCACACACGGTCGAGTACACCAAGCCACAGCAAGTCAATGTGCCAGTCACGTatgcgctgcaggagctcATTGCGG cggccgagcgcggtTCCAGTGTGCTCGAGAAGCGGTTTGCGCCTTCGGACCAAATGCCGATTGAGCATGTCTTGTCGAATGCACTGCACTTGCTTACCtcggc TGCCAAAGCCGGTACACGCCGCATCTTTTTTATTACGAACCAAGACGAGCCGCAGCCCGGGGAGTCTAAGCAGCTGGCACAGAAAGCATGCATCGACCGTATGAAGGATATGTACCGTCGAGGCATCGACATGGAGCCGTTCTTTATGTCGACCAAGCTGCACGAGTTCCGTGTGAATGCGTTCTATGCAGAGATCGTGGGCGTGTACGACGACGGGATTGTGGATGATGCGCTCCGCCcgtggcgcttgcggcAGATGCAGGACCAGAATGGGTCGAAACGCAAGGCATGGGACTCGGCGCTGAagctgcaggagctcgaggagcaaATGGGGGGCCGCGAAATGCCGAAGCGCGTCATTTTTGACCTGCTCTTTGACCTCGGCAGCCTGTCCAAGCCGAACGACGACAAGCACGCCAAGGCTCAGCGCCCTTCGCACTGGCGCATCCACGTCAAGGGCTACGCGCTGGTCTCGGAGGCGACCAAGGACCCCCCGGTCAAGGTGTCGTCGTACGGCATGGAAGACCCGGAGGATATGTACGAAGTCATGGCGTACCAGCACCTCTATGATACCCAGTCCGGCAACCGCGTGAGTGCCGCGCAGGTCGCCAATGCCTACCAGATCTGCGACGATCCCATGAATCCGGCGCAGGTGCTGCTGTCGGAGGACGAGGTCAAGTCCTTGCGCACGTTTGGGTGCATTCCCGGCATCAAGCTCCTTGGCTTCAAGAGCAGAGACACACTTCACTTCTTCGAAAATATTAAGCATGCCTACTTCCTGTACCCCTcggacctcgagcagccTGGAAGCAAGCGTACctttgcggcgctgctgcagtcCATGCTGACCAAGAACAAGTACGCGCTGGGCCTGTATGCCCCGAGGGAGAATGTGATTCCGGCCTTTGTCGCGATCCTTCCCCAGGCCGAAGAGCTCGACGAAGAAGGAAACCAGCTCGTCCCGCCCGGCATGAACATGATTGTCCTGCCGTACGCTGACGATATCCGCGATGCACCGTCTGGAAACACCGACAACG CAAACAGCGAAGAGGTCGTGGCGGCTGGCAAGGTGATAGACACCTTTTTGCGCAAGGCGCCCTTGAATCCCGATGCGTTTACGAACCCCGCGCTGCATCACCATTATAGTGTGCTAATGGCGTCGGCATTCGGAACGCCAGTGCCTGCGTACAGGGATACCATTCTACCCGACTATGATCTGATCCACGAG CGTGCCAGCGCAGCGATCCGGACGTGGAACGAGGCTCTGTTGGCGGACCCACGCACCACGCCTGCGCCACCTCCCCCCCGTGCGCCCAAAGCGAGCGCTCCCTCTGCGCCGTTTGATCCCGCACGCGAGAAAGAGGTGCGCAATATGTACAACGAAGGTGTACTAGGCAGG ctcctcgttggcgacctgcgcgccgcgtgccacCACTTTGGCCTGCCGACCTCGGGCCGCAAGAATGAATTGCTGGGCGTGCTAAGTGCTCATCTTGCTACATCATAA
- a CDS encoding DNA-directed DNA polymerase (COG:K; EggNog:ENOG503P6Z5) — protein MDVESATAPVPVPQAPESVPPPVQESEEVMISDVPETEAPSSALDGDVSEIAADTTMEGGPSTSKRAPRQYVPPQKGTTVFPLARVSKIIKADSAVDICSKEATFLISAATELFIKKFVEEGCTNARMDKRKMVRYDDMAMQQRADLAQSGEGHALDVTAETPAEEPAETPVGAPHAESQDLDHISGVASEPAPYASIPEVPASSGQPVENRLML, from the exons ATGGACGTTGAATCCGCAACTGCCCCGGTGCCTGTCCCCCAGGCACCTGAAAGTGTCCCGCCTCCTGTTCAAGAGAGTGAGGAGGTGATGATCTCGGACGTGCCCGAGACAGAGGCGCCTAGCTCGGCGCTGGATGGCGATGTCTCGGAGATCGCCGCCGACACGACGATGGAAGGCgggccgagcacctcgaagCGTGCGCCCCGCCAGTACGTCCCGCCGCAGAAAGGAACGACTGTATTTCCCCTTGCGCGTGTGTCGAAAATTATCAAG GCCGACAGCGCAGTGGACATTTGCAGCAAAGAGGCGACGTTTTTGATCAGTGCTGCTACG GAGCTGTTTATCAAAAAGTTTGTCGAGGAAGGATGTACGAATGCACGTATGGACAAACGCAAAATGGTCCGCTACGATGATATGG CCATGCAACAGCGTGCTGATCTTGCGCAGAGCGGCGAGGGCCATGCACTGGATGTGACGGCCGAGACGCCTGCAGAGGAGCCTGCCGAGACGCCCGTTGGCGCCCCCCATGCCGAGAGCCAAGACCTGGACCATATTTCTGGCGTGGCGAGTGAACCGGCCCCCTATGCGTCTATACCCGAGGTGCCTGCCTCTTCTGGTCAGCCCGTCGAAAACAGA CTGATGCTGTGA
- the MET3 gene encoding sulfate adenylyltransferase (COG:H; EggNog:ENOG503NUAT): protein MVNPPHGGVLKDLLVRDASISSKLREESETLPEIILSELCDLELIITGGFSPLEGFMGKADYDSVLEKMRLADGALFPIPITLDVSKEQVAQLGLKEGTRVTLRDPRDDNAIAILTVSDLYDIDRTREAELVFGADDKAHPAVAYLQNNVKDVLVGGSVQAIAKPQYYDYVELRFTPAELRHHFEKVSWRKVVAFQTRNPMHRAHRELTVRAARKLQANVLIHPVVGMTKPGDVDHYTRVRVYSSLMPRYPNGMATLALLPLAMRMAGPREALWHAIIRKNFGVSHFIVGRDHAGPGKNSQGKDFYGPYDAQDLVRQHTDELGIEMVPFQMMTYLPDADEYQPVDEVAPGTRTLDISGTELRKRLKTGAPIPDWFSYESVVKTLRESYPPKTSQGFTILLSGLYNSGKDQIARALQVKLYEQGGRSVSLLLGETVRSELSAELGFTPEDRDKNIQRIAFVAAELTRAGAAVIAAPIAPYKRSRATARDTVTKNGGAGNFFLVHVATPLEHCERTDRRGNYAKARRGEIKGFTGVDDVYEEPTDADLTVDVSQQSIAEITHSIVLLLEANGLI, encoded by the exons ATGGTCAACCCTCCCCACGGCGGTGTTCTGAAGGACCTTCTCGTCCGCGATGCTTCGATTAGCTCCAAGCTCCGTGAGGAGTCCGAGACGCTCCCCGAGATTATCCTCAGCGAG CTCTGTGACCTGGAGCTGATCATTACCGGCGGTTtctcgccgctcgagggGTTCATGGGCAAGGCAGACTACGACAGCGTCCTTGAGAAgatgcgcctcgccgacggtGCGCTCTTCCCCATCCCCAtcacgctcgacgtgtCCAAGGAGCAGGTCGCCCAGCTCGGCCTGAAGGAGGGCACGCGTgtcacgctgcgcgacccCCGCGACGACAACGCGATTGCCATCCTCACCGTGTCGGACCTCTACGACATTGACCGTActcgcgaggcggagctcgtctttggcgccgacgacaaGGCGCACCCGGCTGTCGCCTACCTGCAAAACAACGTCAAGGACGTGCTGGTGGGTGGTTCGGTGCAGGCCATTGCCAAGCCGCAGTACTACGACtacgtcgagctgcgcttcACCCCCGCCGAGCTCCGCCACCACTTTGAGAAGGTGTCGTGGCGCAAGGTGGTCGCTTTCCAGACCCGTAACCCCATGCACCGTGCCCACCGTGAGCTGActgtgcgtgccgcgcgtaAGCTCCAGGCCAACGTGCTGATCCACCCCGTCGTGGGTATGACCAAGCCGGGTGATGTCGACCACTACACCCGTGTGCGTGTCTACTCGAGCCTCATGCCCCGCTACCCCAACGGTATGGCTACGCTCGCTCTCCTTCCCCTGGCCATGCGCATGGCCGGTCCCCGTGAGGCTCTGTGGCACGCGATTATCCGCAAGAACTTTGGTGTGTCGCACTTTATCGTCGGTCGTGACCACGCCGGCCCCGGCAAGAACAGCCAGGGCAAGGACTTCTACGGCCCCTACGATGCGCAGGACCTTGTGCGCCAGCACacggacgagctcggcatcgaGATGGTTCCGTTCCAGATGATGACCTATCTGCCCGATGCCGACGAGTACCAGCCCGTGGACGAGGTGGCCCCCGGCACGCGCACCCTCGACATCTCGGGTACCGAACTACGCAAGCGCCTCAAGACCGGTGCGCCGATCCCCGACTGGTTCTCGTACGAGAGCGTGGTCAAGACGCTGCGTGAGAGCTACCCCCCCAAGACCTCGCAGGGCTTCACCATCCTCCTCAGCGGTCTTTACAACTCGGGCAAGGACCAGATCGCCCGTGCGCTCCAGGTCAAGCTCTACGAGCAGGGTGGCCGCAGCGTGTCGCTCCTTCTCGGCGAGACTGTCCGCTCGGAGCTCTCTGCAGAGCTTGGCTTCACGCCGGAGGACCGTGACAAGAACAtccagcgcatcgcctttgtcgctgccgagcttacgcgtgccggcgccgctgTGATTGCGGCTCCTATCGCGCCGTACAAGCGCTCGCGTGCTACTGCTCGCGACACCGTCACCAAGAACGGTGGTGCGGGCAACTTCTTCCTGGTGCACGTCGctacgccgctcgagcactGTGAGCGCACGGACCGCCGCGGCAACtacgccaaggcgcgccgtggcgaGATCAAGGGTTTCACTGGTGTCGACGACGTGTACGAGGAGCCTACCGACGCCGATCTCACCGTGGATGTCTCGCAGCAGAGCATTGCCGAGATCACCCACTCGATCGTCCTGCTCCTGGAGGCGAATGGTCTGATTTAA
- the AIP1 gene encoding WD40 repeat-like protein (COG:Z; EggNog:ENOG503NVTV; BUSCO:EOG092619L1), giving the protein MALRVDATYAANPAVTRGSSTKLSASPDGKKVVYCQGRTVFLRDLENPQSTLVYAQHAHPVTVARIAPSGFYAASGDTSGLVRVWDLASGELMLKLQTQALSGKITDLQWDGESKRIIAVGDGRERFGHAFLFDSGSSVGEISGHSKPINAVAIRRQRPFRAVTAGDDTHVVFYTGVPFKYSKTLSGHTRFVQDVAYAADGSTFASCGSDGQVLVYDGQSGDQQQALGEQQAHNGTVYGVSYAPDSKHLATAGADGLVKVWRVENGECVATWDATERAASKVDAQLVGLVWAQPQVLIAVGLGGALYVLDFALSSASLEARVLFAPTKGISSLAYAPLRHSLVAGSYDGRVYEYTSGNVSAEPLASGAPSIVGVAAREAEIDYVSLDDALRRIQDTVSAPISLTAQPRSLAVTPMAALVASEQGIDVVTDAVDHHSAASLQVGNVTAVGAQVDNGKMVAVGTEDAKVHLFSDWKPVATLENGRSTITALAFSPDGTLLAAGESSGKVLVYDVKAQSLKLSHWVFHSGRIAALAWNVEGTHCASASLDTHVFVWSVERPMKHAVYKNAHAGGAAGVAWTDNGLASAGADGVVRTWHVDLP; this is encoded by the exons atggcgctgcgtgtggACGCGACGTACGCTGCAAACCCTGCCGTGACGCGTGGCTCGTCCACGAAGCTCAGTGCGAGTCCTGATGGAAAGAAAGTCGTGTACTGCCAAGGGCGTACCGTATTCCTCCGCGATCTCGAA AACCCCCAGTCGACGTTGGTCTATGCCCAGCACGCCCACCCTGTGACGGTCGCGCGCATTGCGCCCAGCGGCTTTTatgcggcgagcggcgacaCGTCCGGCTTGGTGCGAGTGTGGGATctcgcgagcggcgagctgaTGCTCAAGCTGcagacgcaggcgctgtCCGGCAAGATTACCGATCTTCAGTGGGACGGCGAGAGCAAGCGCATCATtgcggtcggcgacggccgcgagcgatTCGGGCACGCGTTCCTCTTTGACTCgggctcgagcgtcggcgagatTTCGGGACACAGCAAGCCGATCAACGCTGTGGCGATCCGCCGCCAGCGCCCGTTTCGTGCGGTGACGGCAGGCGACGATACGCACGTCGTGTTCTACACCGGCGTCCCGTTCAAGTACAGCAAGACACTGAGCGGCCACACGCGCTTTGTGCAGGACGTTGCCTACGCCGCGGACGGCTCGACGTTTGCCTCGTGTGGCTCCGACGGCCAGGTGCTGGTCTATGACGGCCAGAGCGGCGaccagcagcaggcgctcggcgagcagcaggcgcacaaCGGCACCGTGTACGGCGTGAGCTACGCGCCGGACAGCAAGCACCTcgcgacggccggcgcggatGGCCTCGTCAAAGTGTGGCGCGTCGAGAACGGGGAGTGCGTAGCGACGTGGGACGCGACCGAGCGGGCTGCGTCCAaggtcgacgcgcagctcgtcggcctcgtctGGGCACAGCCCCAAGTGCTTATCGCTGTCGgtctcggcggtgcgctgtACGTCTTGGACTTTGCGCTGAGCAGCGCGTCACTCGAGGCTCGCgtgctctttgcgccgaCCAAAGGCATATCGTCGCTGGCGTACGCTCCGCTGCGCCACTCGCTTGTCGCCGGCTCGTACGACGGACGTGTGTACGAATACACGTCGGGCAACGTCTCTGCTGAGCCcctcgcgagcggcgcgccgagcattGTCGGCGTGGCTGcacgcgaggccgagatcGACTACGTATCGctggacgatgcgctgcgccgcatccaGGACACGGTCAGCGCACCGATCTCGCTCaccgcgcagccgcgcagCCTCGCGGTGACGCCGatggcggcgctcgtcgcgagcgagcaAGGCATCGACGTTGTGACCGACGCGGTGGACCAccacagcgccgcgtcgcttCAAGTCGGCAACGTGACCGCGGTCGGTGCGCAGGTCGACAACGGCAAAATGGTCGCTGTCGGCACGGAGGACGCCAAGGTGCACCTCTTTTCCGACTGGAAGCCGGTCGCGACCCTCGAGAACGGCCGCAGCACCATCACTGCGCTCGCCTTTTCGCCAGATGGCACGCTGCTTGCCGCGGGCGAGTCGTCCGGCAAGGTGCTCGTGTACGATGTCAAAGCACAATCG CTCAAACTCTCGCACTGGGTCTTTCACTCGGGCCGcattgcggcgctcgcgtggAACGTTGAAGGAACGCACTGTGcgagtgcgtcgctcgacacgcacgtCTTTGTGTGGTCGGTGGAGCGGCCTATGAAACATGCTGTCTACAAGAacgcgcacgccggtggtgcggccggcgtcgcctgGACGGACAACGGGCtggcgtcggccggcgccgacggcgtcgtgcgTACG TGGCATGTGGACCTCCCGTAG
- a CDS encoding thiamine diphosphokinase (COG:F; EggNog:ENOG503NWEC) — MASLLDVVRQCQNDNPWEDKSLRAFCVDGVQIGFVPEHVLSVIEAYLAKEPSVVVIEKDVLTFRPDADAAQRSRDMARLVEWMRDTKKFPDPLDGWRNERYNIYGPGTDGARSSVAFTLERAACGLFGLTTFGVHLTAYLPDGRIWVPRRSRTKQTWPGYYDNSVAGGITAGDPPMESIVRECQEEAGLQEEHVRPYIKQTGLITYFYKTTGGWRQPEMQYIYDLALPSDAIQLAPGDGEAESFDLLDIPTVLDLMRAGKFKANCTLVLIDFLMRHGWLTAENEKDYTEIVSLLHTPLRLPTP; from the exons ATGGCGAGCTTGCTGGACGTCGTGCGCCAGTGCCAGAACGACAACCCGTGGGAAGACAAGAGCCTGCGCGCATTCTGCGTCGATGGTGTGCAGATAGGATTCGTGCCGGAGCATGTGCTCAGCGTGATTGAGGCCTACCTCGCAAAAGAGCCGTCGGTCGTCGTCATCGAAAAGGACGTGCTCACCTTTCGCccggacgccgacgcggcgcagcgcagtAGAGACatggcgcgcctcgtggaATGGATGCGCGATACAAAGAAGTTCCCGGATCCGCTCGACG gctGGCGCAACGAGCGGTACAATATCTATGGCCCCGGCACGGACGGTGCGCGGTCCTCGGTCGCATTTACGCttgagcgcgcggcgtgcggcctGTTTGGTCTGACGACCTTTGGCGTGCATCTTACG GCCTATCTTCCCGATGGCCGCATCTGggtgccgcgtcgctcgcgtaCCAAGCAGACCTGGCCGGGATACTACGACAACTCGGTCGCTGGCGGCATCACGGCCGGCGATCCGCCTATGGAGTCGATCGTGCGCGAGTGCCAGGAAGAGGCGGGCCTCCAAGAGGAGCATGTGCGCCCATACATCAAG CAAACCGGCCTCATCACCTACTTCTACAAGACAACCGGAGGATGGCGGCAGCCCGAGATGCAGTACATCTAcgaccttgcgctgccCTCGGATGCGATCCAGCTTGCGCCGGGAGACGGCGAGGCAGAGTCgttcgacctgctcgacatCCCCACGGTGCTCGACCTGATGCGTGCAGGCAAGTTCAAGGCCAACTGTACCCTGG TCCTCATCGACTTCCTGATGCGACACGGCTGGCTGACGGCGGAAAACGAGAAGGATTATACCGAGATTGtgtcgctgctgcacacgcCCCTGCGTCTTCCTACGCCGTGA